The genomic region GAAGAAGCCTCACCGTTACCGCCCTGGAACTGTTGCTCTTCGGTGTGTAAAGCCTTCCAACCTATGCTAGCACATGTTATTGCATATGGTTTTGTTTTCAAGTATTCTCAAATGAGTAATTTTGTGCTTGACTTTGCAGTGAGATCCGCAAGTACCAAAAGAGCACGGAGCTGCTCATCAGGAAGCTTCCATTCCAGAGGCTTGTTAGGGAGATTGCCCAGGACTTCAAGGTGATCAATCGACTTGTGCCCTACATTGCTCTTCTCCTGTTATGTCAGCTCTTATATCAATCAAGTAAGCTAAAAGCACCGCCCTGTTCTGTCTGTGCAGACTGACCTCCGCTTCCAGAGCCATGCGGTGCTGGCCCTTCAGGAGGCTGCAGAGGCCTACCTGGTCGGTCTCTTCGAGGACACCAACCTGTGCGCCATCCATGCCAAGCGGGTGACCATCATGCCCAAGGACATTCAGCTGGCTAGGAGGATCCGTGGCGAGAGGGCTTAAGGTGCTGTGCTTGCCTTGCCTGTGGGAATCGCTCTGGTGGGCATCTGTGTCTGCTTTTGCTGCTGAACACTTATCATGTGTCGTGAACTACTAATACTGGTCGTGTGTAGTAATATGTCAGTAGCGTACTCTGTGCCATACTATGTTCGTAGAGCTGGATCATTTGTTCGTTGGTCGTCCTAAATCATCCACCTGGTGGGTTCTGAACCTTGCATTTTATGTCTGAAAATTAGTGATTGTGTGAACTATTATTATGTTCTTGTGTCTCGTTTTATTTGTATCTCTGCCGTGCAAGTATGAATTGGGATGCATCTGTGCTAGTAGCTGAACTGTTATTAGTTAGGTAGCTGGCAAGGGAAATTTCTGTTCACAGATACTAGTAGTGTTTGCAATCCCTGTTCATCTGTGGTAGTGGCCTTTTTGTTTAGCCAACCATAGACCTGAAGTTATGGCAGCCAAAGAGCAAGTTGTGGGAGTACATCCTACAAGTTGGCTATGGATAATATGTCTGGAAATTAGAAAATGTTCAACAGAATATGCTGATA from Triticum urartu cultivar G1812 unplaced genomic scaffold, Tu2.1 TuUngrouped_contig_4591, whole genome shotgun sequence harbors:
- the LOC125528042 gene encoding histone H3.3, encoding MARTKQTARKSTGGKAPRKQLATKAARKSAPTTGGVKKPHRYRPGTVALREIRKYQKSTELLIRKLPFQRLVREIAQDFKTDLRFQSHAVLALQEAAEAYLVGLFEDTNLCAIHAKRVTIMPKDIQLARRIRGERA